One Deefgea tanakiae genomic region harbors:
- a CDS encoding PHA/PHB synthase family protein, translating to MSESSVFEQFFIGQAERNQALKHQLRQAFDPFGLLATTSKAYQAWLMHPQDLNDALSQYLNDCVRVQACTMRRYLGEPDTDCIPPNPEDPRFTDPIWCDSPYWDSIKEHYLLNTRWLQDSLYATPSLTEQERSKAAFWLRQYLNALAPTNFLLTNPTAIAKAMTTHGESLLQGWENFKRDKAAGDIAMTDLSAFTVGENLATTEGAVVYRGKLLEVIHYESNTPTVHKVPLVLVSPWINKYYVLDLNPQKSIIKYLVDQGFSVFVTSWKNPDASMAEVGMDDYLTEGIAKIIDVAREISGSDKVNLLGYCIGGTLVSLYLAWANRQNPEQVPVASTTLLTTLTDFERPGDIEVFIDEDGLDYIDAIMERKGYLDGKDMAASFRMLRSNSLVWNYWASNYLMGETPMAFDVLYWNMDTTRMPKKMHHTYLRELYWHNKMIQPDALTIAGQPIDLGKITQPIYMVSAEEDHIAPWKQTFTLVDRVASPVTFTLSTSGHIIGIINPPGPKSKRSFWQGTPNAKESPEDWLASKTQVAGSWWPNWIEWLKPYSGEQVKPKLSSRANPKLCLAPGTYVLE from the coding sequence ATGTCTGAATCATCAGTGTTTGAACAATTTTTTATCGGTCAAGCTGAGCGCAACCAAGCACTGAAGCACCAACTGCGCCAAGCCTTTGATCCATTTGGTCTTTTGGCCACCACCAGCAAAGCTTATCAAGCGTGGTTGATGCACCCGCAGGATCTCAATGATGCGCTTAGTCAGTATTTGAATGATTGTGTGCGGGTTCAAGCTTGTACCATGCGTCGCTATTTGGGCGAGCCCGATACCGATTGTATTCCTCCCAATCCAGAAGACCCGCGCTTTACCGATCCGATCTGGTGTGATTCCCCTTACTGGGACAGCATCAAAGAACACTACCTACTCAATACCCGCTGGTTGCAAGATTCCTTGTACGCAACGCCGAGTTTGACCGAGCAAGAGCGGAGTAAAGCGGCATTTTGGTTGCGTCAATACCTCAATGCATTAGCTCCCACCAATTTTCTACTCACCAATCCAACGGCCATTGCCAAAGCAATGACCACGCACGGCGAGAGCTTGCTGCAAGGCTGGGAAAACTTTAAGCGCGATAAAGCCGCAGGCGATATCGCTATGACTGATTTGTCCGCGTTCACTGTCGGTGAAAACCTAGCGACCACCGAAGGTGCGGTGGTGTATAGGGGTAAACTCCTTGAAGTAATTCACTACGAGAGTAATACCCCAACAGTCCATAAAGTACCTTTGGTTTTAGTGTCGCCTTGGATTAATAAATATTACGTTCTCGATTTAAACCCACAAAAAAGCATTATCAAATATTTAGTCGACCAAGGTTTTTCTGTGTTTGTGACGAGCTGGAAAAATCCAGATGCGTCGATGGCCGAAGTCGGCATGGATGATTATTTGACTGAAGGTATCGCGAAAATCATCGATGTCGCCCGCGAAATCTCGGGCAGCGATAAAGTCAATTTATTGGGTTATTGCATTGGTGGTACTTTGGTGAGTTTGTATCTCGCTTGGGCCAATCGGCAAAATCCAGAGCAAGTTCCTGTTGCCTCGACCACTTTGCTGACCACGCTCACCGACTTTGAACGTCCTGGTGACATTGAAGTCTTTATCGACGAAGACGGCCTTGATTACATCGATGCCATCATGGAGCGCAAAGGTTATCTCGATGGCAAAGATATGGCCGCCAGCTTCCGCATGCTGCGCAGCAATAGCTTGGTGTGGAACTACTGGGCCAGCAATTATCTAATGGGCGAAACGCCGATGGCGTTTGATGTGCTGTATTGGAATATGGATACCACACGCATGCCGAAGAAGATGCACCACACCTATCTGCGCGAATTGTATTGGCACAATAAAATGATTCAGCCTGATGCGCTTACCATTGCCGGTCAGCCAATCGACTTGGGTAAAATCACGCAGCCGATTTATATGGTCAGTGCCGAAGAAGACCATATCGCACCGTGGAAACAAACCTTTACTCTGGTGGATCGCGTCGCCTCGCCGGTGACGTTCACCTTATCGACGTCGGGTCACATCATCGGCATTATTAATCCACCTGGGCCCAAATCCAAACGCAGCTTTTGGCAGGGCACGCCGAATGCCAAAGAGTCGCCCGAAGATTGGCTCGCCAGCAAAACGCAGGTCGCAGGCTCATGGTGGCCGAATTGGATTGAATGGCTTAAACCATATTCGGGTGAGCAAGTGAAACCGAAATTGTCGAGCCGAGCCAACCCTAAGCTCTGCCTAGCACCGGGCACTTATGTGTTGGAATAA
- the murU gene encoding N-acetylmuramate alpha-1-phosphate uridylyltransferase MurU, with protein MKAMILAAGRGERMRPLTDATPKPLLDVGGTPLIGWHLRRLAAAGLSEVVINHAWLGTQIESTLQDGAAYGVQIQYSPETSALETAAGIARALPLLGDAPFLVVNGDVFTDFDFARLATAANQLSVNSALAHLIVVPKAGYPTGRDLTLRDGLVRPCGENDTPYTFCGLAAYHPAFFADVPSDAPMPLLPCLLKAMAAGQVTGECYTGEWLDVGTVERLEFARRLMAERQALTS; from the coding sequence ATGAAAGCAATGATTCTAGCTGCAGGTCGTGGCGAACGGATGCGGCCTTTGACGGATGCGACACCTAAACCCTTGCTCGACGTGGGCGGAACGCCTTTGATTGGCTGGCATTTGCGCCGTTTAGCTGCTGCTGGTTTGAGCGAAGTCGTTATCAATCACGCTTGGCTGGGTACTCAAATCGAATCGACCTTGCAAGACGGTGCCGCCTATGGTGTACAGATTCAATATTCACCCGAAACCAGTGCCTTAGAAACGGCTGCTGGCATTGCTCGCGCCTTGCCGCTCTTGGGAGATGCGCCATTTTTGGTGGTGAATGGCGATGTATTTACCGATTTTGATTTTGCACGTTTAGCAACTGCTGCCAATCAATTGAGTGTTAATAGCGCGCTGGCGCATTTGATTGTCGTGCCCAAAGCAGGTTACCCAACGGGGCGAGATTTGACCTTGCGCGATGGCCTTGTGCGACCTTGTGGTGAGAACGACACGCCGTATACGTTTTGTGGCCTAGCCGCTTATCATCCTGCTTTTTTTGCCGATGTACCCAGCGATGCGCCAATGCCTTTATTGCCTTGTTTACTCAAAGCGATGGCGGCGGGGCAGGTGACAGGCGAGTGTTATACGGGGGAATGGCTTGATGTGGGCACCGTTGAGCGTCTCGAATTTGCGCGCCGATTGATGGCAGAGCGCCAAGCCCTTACCAGTTAA
- a CDS encoding aminoglycoside phosphotransferase family protein — protein MNRSEQLSNWLQQVRGIAPHSLVLAATDASVRQYWRATFADFSVIVMDFDPAVFDCAPFLARQQQLSGAEMPVPAVYEQDLAQGFVVLEDLGDVTLASLLSEETAKAWYLRAIKLLVELQANTSDDELPKFDAEFIQRELNICLEWYFGQQFGVTLTGKELATWERSCALITQQVLSQPTVFMHRDFHSRNLLVQNDALRLIDFQDAVKGPIAYDLVSLLRDAYVEWGETFVLDLVIRYWEQARAAGLPVHEDFGDFYLAFEMAGLQRHLKILGLFARLKFRDNKPQYQADIPRVFHYVRQVCLRYSELTPLGRLLVNLNGEKIETGFTF, from the coding sequence ATGAATCGCAGCGAACAGCTTTCCAATTGGTTACAGCAAGTCCGTGGCATTGCGCCACACTCCCTCGTTTTGGCAGCTACGGATGCCAGTGTGCGCCAATATTGGCGCGCAACGTTTGCCGATTTCAGTGTCATCGTGATGGATTTTGATCCGGCGGTGTTTGATTGCGCCCCATTTTTAGCGCGTCAGCAGCAATTATCCGGCGCGGAAATGCCTGTACCTGCCGTGTATGAACAAGATCTAGCGCAGGGCTTTGTAGTACTTGAAGATTTGGGCGATGTGACTTTGGCGAGTTTATTGAGCGAAGAGACGGCGAAGGCTTGGTATCTGCGCGCAATCAAATTACTGGTTGAGCTACAAGCCAATACGTCTGATGACGAGTTGCCGAAGTTTGATGCTGAGTTCATTCAACGTGAACTCAATATTTGTCTGGAATGGTATTTTGGCCAGCAATTTGGTGTGACCCTCACAGGGAAAGAACTGGCAACTTGGGAGCGTTCATGCGCCTTGATTACGCAACAAGTATTGAGCCAACCGACAGTGTTTATGCACCGCGATTTCCATTCGCGCAATCTCTTGGTACAAAACGATGCGTTACGTTTGATTGATTTCCAGGACGCCGTTAAAGGCCCGATTGCGTATGACTTGGTGTCATTACTGCGCGATGCGTATGTAGAATGGGGCGAGACTTTTGTCTTGGACTTAGTTATTCGTTATTGGGAACAAGCCCGCGCAGCTGGACTGCCTGTGCACGAAGATTTCGGCGATTTCTATCTGGCGTTTGAAATGGCCGGTTTGCAACGCCACTTGAAAATTCTCGGCCTGTTTGCGCGTTTGAAATTCCGTGATAACAAGCCGCAGTACCAAGCCGATATCCCGCGCGTATTTCACTATGTTCGCCAAGTATGCTTGCGCTATAGCGAGCTAACACCGCTGGGTCGTTTGCTGGTGAATTTGAATGGTGAAAAAATCGAAACTGGCTTTACGTTTTAA
- a CDS encoding LPS-assembly protein LptD: MRNSPPYQIKIVALSLAILPMFAVAAATTAPVEPPVFIESDEASVQEGKFAEARGNVVIKRGDVTVDADWVKNDFTTDQILAGDKVKMVQAGDTLQGTTLNMTMQTRIGDMDNPIYHMAEGRVRGDGVKVLFGGKDKYKIQDGRLTTCIDGNDDWYLHAKELDLDYTTNYGQAWHGWAEFKGVPFFYYPWVDFPLDGGRKTGFLMPSFGYSNKNGLQYTQPFYWNIAPNYDATITPSYYGNRGVMLGGEFRYLQPDYAGIIRAAGIRDNETETDRYGVYFQHNQALSDRLSLSLNYQKVSDANYFIDFSDSLAGASQVNLPQEALLNYNGDFWSTHLRVQRYQTLQTPSNPVDVPYWRMPQWYFSAAPEVGYGLETRISGEITRFVNDTKVQGDRAWINPSISLPLANSYAFITPRLSLQANTYRSETASGQNLGNESLVVPMASIDSGLFFEREGELFGSGIVQTLEPRIFYLYAPYKSQANIPNYDSALAALSWSQLFAENKFTGRDRVNDANNLTLAVSSRIFDDATGAERFSLGVGQQFYLTSPKVSLSGLDNAEEEKNSNLFFTVGSQLPNNVNVNYLLQQDLNASRTINSEVNINWTPSEFKTLNLRYVSNQPSEIEQVSASGQWPLGNGWFAVGRYNYSLKDSKSLETIAGLEYNAGCWALRFAAQRYITTDNTFKTNYFAVLELGGLAGIGMNPINLLKQSIPGYADTYRSPKLR; the protein is encoded by the coding sequence GTGCGCAATTCTCCTCCGTATCAAATCAAGATCGTTGCCCTTTCCTTGGCTATTTTGCCAATGTTTGCCGTGGCCGCAGCGACGACTGCCCCCGTTGAACCGCCCGTTTTTATTGAGTCGGATGAAGCCAGCGTTCAAGAAGGAAAATTTGCAGAAGCGCGCGGTAATGTCGTGATCAAACGTGGTGACGTCACCGTCGATGCCGATTGGGTCAAAAATGACTTTACGACCGATCAGATTCTTGCGGGTGACAAAGTCAAAATGGTGCAAGCGGGCGACACGCTGCAAGGCACGACGCTGAATATGACGATGCAAACGCGCATCGGCGATATGGACAACCCAATCTATCACATGGCCGAAGGCCGAGTGCGTGGCGATGGCGTAAAAGTTTTATTTGGCGGCAAAGACAAATACAAAATCCAAGACGGCCGCTTAACCACGTGTATCGATGGCAATGACGATTGGTATTTACATGCCAAAGAGCTCGATCTGGATTACACAACCAATTACGGTCAAGCTTGGCATGGCTGGGCAGAATTTAAAGGTGTGCCGTTTTTCTACTACCCATGGGTTGATTTCCCCCTCGATGGCGGGCGAAAAACCGGCTTTTTGATGCCTTCATTTGGTTATAGCAACAAGAATGGTCTGCAATACACGCAGCCCTTTTACTGGAATATAGCCCCGAATTACGATGCGACAATTACCCCTAGTTATTACGGTAACCGAGGCGTGATGCTTGGCGGCGAATTTCGTTACTTGCAACCTGACTATGCAGGGATTATTCGTGCAGCAGGCATCCGCGATAATGAAACAGAAACGGATCGCTATGGCGTCTATTTCCAACATAACCAAGCATTAAGCGATCGTCTGTCGCTTAGTTTAAATTACCAAAAAGTCTCTGATGCCAATTACTTCATTGATTTTTCTGATTCATTAGCTGGTGCGTCACAGGTCAATTTACCGCAAGAAGCCTTACTCAATTACAACGGCGATTTTTGGTCGACTCACCTACGGGTTCAGCGCTACCAAACCTTGCAAACACCAAGCAATCCTGTTGATGTACCTTACTGGCGGATGCCGCAGTGGTACTTCAGTGCTGCGCCTGAAGTTGGCTATGGGCTAGAAACCCGTATTAGCGGTGAAATCACCCGCTTTGTGAACGACACCAAAGTCCAAGGTGACCGAGCTTGGATTAATCCAAGTATCAGCCTACCACTGGCCAATAGCTATGCTTTCATCACGCCACGCCTGAGCCTACAAGCTAATACCTACCGTTCAGAAACTGCGAGCGGACAAAATTTAGGCAATGAATCGCTAGTGGTGCCAATGGCAAGCATTGATTCAGGCTTATTTTTTGAGCGTGAAGGAGAATTGTTTGGCTCTGGGATTGTCCAAACACTTGAACCGCGCATTTTTTATCTGTACGCACCCTATAAGTCGCAGGCCAATATCCCGAACTACGATTCGGCACTGGCCGCACTGTCTTGGTCGCAATTGTTTGCAGAAAATAAATTTACCGGCCGCGATCGTGTGAATGATGCCAATAATCTGACGCTAGCAGTGAGTTCGCGTATTTTTGATGACGCCACAGGCGCAGAACGCTTTTCACTGGGTGTAGGACAGCAATTTTATCTCACATCGCCAAAAGTCAGTTTATCTGGATTAGACAATGCCGAAGAAGAAAAGAATTCAAATCTTTTTTTCACTGTTGGCAGCCAACTTCCCAATAACGTGAATGTAAATTACCTATTGCAGCAGGATTTAAACGCCAGCAGAACCATCAACTCAGAAGTGAATATAAACTGGACTCCCAGCGAATTTAAAACGCTGAATCTGCGCTATGTGAGTAATCAACCCTCCGAGATTGAGCAAGTTTCTGCCTCTGGACAATGGCCGCTTGGGAACGGTTGGTTTGCAGTAGGCCGCTACAACTATTCACTGAAAGACAGCAAATCACTAGAGACGATTGCTGGGCTTGAATATAATGCTGGCTGCTGGGCGCTGCGTTTTGCCGCTCAACGATACATCACCACCGATAACACGTTTAAAACAAACTATTTTGCTGTTTTAGAATTAGGCGGTTTAGCGGGCATCGGGATGAACCCGATCAATTTATTGAAGCAATCCATTCCTGGTTATGCCGACACATACCGCTCTCCAAAACTTCGTTAA
- a CDS encoding peptidylprolyl isomerase, giving the protein MKNMHLLRTATLTLTLLSSSLMAEIITADRVIAVVNRNAITQVELQQKMNTVRENLAKQSVKAPPNEVLLQQVLDRMIIDQIQIQFAQQTGIRIDDNQLENAINRIAAQNQMSLPEFRKKLEETGMNWRGFREQIRQDMLLGRLKEREIDNKVVVTESEIDDYLKLAANKAQMEYDLAQIFIPLPENANPDQIQERRIKIQAARKELEAGTSFASVAASFSADKNANNGGALGWRPAGSLPPAFTSLLDKLEAGGLTDIVRSPAGFHIFKLLDKRSQQEQVVVEQTNARHILIRSNEITSTTDAKQKLSQLRIRLVNGEKFEDLAKAFSDDATAPKGGDLGWLNPGETVPEFEKAMNALKIGEISTVIQSPFGFHLIRVDGRRKQDVTLERARFKIRSELKQRKAEEQYDDWIRQLRDRAHVEIRLKDE; this is encoded by the coding sequence ATGAAGAATATGCATTTGCTGCGCACAGCAACACTCACCCTGACCCTATTAAGCAGTTCGCTGATGGCGGAAATTATTACAGCCGATCGCGTCATTGCCGTCGTGAATCGCAATGCCATCACCCAAGTTGAGCTCCAGCAAAAAATGAATACGGTTCGCGAGAATCTTGCGAAGCAAAGCGTGAAAGCACCACCCAATGAGGTACTTCTGCAGCAAGTACTCGATCGAATGATTATTGACCAGATTCAAATTCAGTTTGCACAGCAGACCGGAATTCGGATTGATGATAATCAACTCGAAAACGCCATCAATCGCATCGCCGCACAAAATCAAATGTCGCTACCTGAGTTTCGCAAAAAGCTAGAAGAAACCGGTATGAACTGGCGTGGCTTTCGTGAGCAAATTCGTCAAGATATGTTGTTAGGACGATTAAAAGAACGAGAAATCGACAACAAAGTGGTCGTCACCGAATCAGAGATTGATGATTACTTAAAACTAGCTGCCAATAAAGCGCAGATGGAATACGATTTAGCGCAAATTTTTATCCCACTGCCAGAAAATGCCAATCCAGACCAAATTCAGGAGCGTCGTATCAAGATTCAAGCTGCGCGTAAGGAGCTGGAAGCCGGGACTTCATTTGCCAGTGTAGCCGCTAGTTTTTCGGCCGATAAAAATGCCAACAATGGCGGTGCACTCGGCTGGCGCCCTGCCGGCTCTTTGCCACCAGCATTTACTTCACTACTTGATAAGCTAGAGGCTGGCGGTCTAACTGATATCGTGCGCAGCCCTGCTGGTTTCCATATTTTCAAATTGCTCGACAAACGTAGCCAGCAGGAACAAGTCGTGGTTGAGCAAACCAATGCGCGCCACATTCTGATTCGCAGCAATGAGATTACCTCAACTACCGATGCGAAACAAAAGCTAAGCCAACTTCGTATTCGCCTCGTTAATGGCGAAAAATTTGAAGACCTTGCCAAAGCGTTTTCTGATGATGCAACAGCGCCCAAAGGTGGCGATTTAGGTTGGCTCAATCCAGGAGAAACCGTACCCGAATTTGAAAAAGCAATGAACGCACTCAAAATCGGTGAAATTAGCACGGTAATCCAAAGCCCATTTGGCTTTCACCTAATCCGCGTTGATGGACGCCGTAAACAAGACGTTACCCTAGAGCGTGCTCGTTTTAAAATTCGCAGTGAATTAAAACAGCGTAAAGCGGAAGAACAATACGATGATTGGATTCGTCAACTGCGTGATCGCGCGCACGTTGAAATCCGCCTGAAGGACGAATAA
- the pdxA gene encoding 4-hydroxythreonine-4-phosphate dehydrogenase PdxA: MQRPLAITTGEPAGIGPELSIQLAQSNIRNPIVLLADRQLLIERADCVGVSAADVAAWPDYEVGCDALISVLDIPMGAPCVAGELNPNNAAYVLALLDRAIDGCVSGEFGAMVTAPLHKGVINDAKLGGYFSGHTEYLAERTNTQQVVMMLAGQYGHEQKMMRVALATTHLPLKDVANAITAESLETTLRILHQDLQQQFGLSNPKIIVAGLNPHAGESGHMGREEIDVIIPVLNQLRAQGMQLIGPLPADTLFNPPILAQGDAVLAMYHDQGLPVLKFATFGAGINITLGLPIIRTSVDHGTALDLAGTGQAEVGSLISATQLAATLAAHT; encoded by the coding sequence ATGCAAAGACCATTGGCGATCACCACTGGCGAACCTGCAGGTATTGGCCCAGAGTTATCAATTCAATTAGCTCAGAGCAATATACGCAATCCGATTGTTTTATTGGCTGATCGCCAATTATTAATTGAGCGCGCAGACTGTGTTGGCGTGAGTGCCGCCGATGTAGCGGCATGGCCTGATTATGAAGTAGGCTGCGATGCGCTAATTTCCGTTTTAGATATACCGATGGGCGCGCCTTGCGTGGCGGGCGAATTGAATCCAAACAATGCCGCCTATGTACTCGCCTTGCTGGACCGAGCAATTGATGGCTGTGTCAGCGGTGAATTTGGCGCCATGGTGACCGCGCCATTGCATAAAGGCGTCATCAACGATGCCAAGCTGGGTGGGTATTTCTCTGGGCACACCGAATATCTTGCCGAGCGAACTAATACCCAGCAAGTAGTCATGATGCTGGCGGGGCAATACGGCCACGAGCAGAAAATGATGCGCGTAGCATTAGCAACCACACATCTGCCACTCAAAGACGTTGCCAATGCCATCACAGCAGAATCACTAGAGACCACATTAAGAATTTTGCATCAAGACCTGCAGCAACAATTTGGCTTGTCCAATCCCAAAATCATTGTCGCTGGACTAAATCCGCACGCGGGTGAAAGTGGCCATATGGGGCGGGAAGAAATAGACGTCATCATTCCAGTGCTCAATCAATTGCGCGCTCAAGGCATGCAATTGATCGGACCACTTCCTGCCGACACCTTATTTAATCCACCGATTTTGGCACAAGGTGATGCCGTGCTGGCGATGTATCACGACCAAGGTTTGCCCGTTTTAAAATTTGCCACCTTTGGTGCAGGCATCAATATCACTTTAGGTTTGCCGATTATTCGCACCTCAGTCGATCATGGCACCGCATTAGATTTAGCTGGCACCGGCCAAGCCGAAGTCGGCAGCCTCATCTCCGCCACGCAATTAGCTGCCACACTCGCCGCACACACCTAA
- the rsmA gene encoding 16S rRNA (adenine(1518)-N(6)/adenine(1519)-N(6))-dimethyltransferase RsmA — protein MAHIPRKRFGQNFLQDQGVIAGIINAVDPQAGDVIVEIGPGLAALTTPLLARVPQLNVVEIDRDIVSHLSGIYPPERLVIHNADALNFDFGALAREIAPGGRIKLVGNLPYNISTPLLFHLATFADVIYDMHFMLQKEVVERMVAEPSTTDYGRLSIMLQYRYLMDHIIDVPPESFDPPPKVDSAVVRMVPYDVLPYPAKNEDHLRKLVLAAFAQRRKTLRNNLKGIANDQVLADLGIDPSCRPENVTVAQYVALSNALAS, from the coding sequence ATGGCACATATTCCCCGTAAACGCTTTGGGCAAAACTTTTTACAAGACCAAGGCGTCATTGCCGGCATTATCAATGCAGTTGACCCGCAAGCAGGCGATGTCATCGTTGAAATTGGTCCCGGCCTTGCCGCGCTCACGACACCATTACTAGCGCGGGTGCCGCAGCTCAATGTCGTTGAAATTGACCGCGATATTGTCAGCCATTTATCTGGTATTTATCCGCCCGAGCGCCTTGTGATTCACAACGCGGATGCGCTAAATTTTGATTTTGGCGCGCTTGCCCGTGAAATTGCACCGGGTGGTCGCATCAAATTAGTCGGCAATCTACCGTACAATATTTCAACGCCTTTATTATTCCATCTAGCGACCTTTGCTGACGTCATTTACGACATGCACTTCATGCTGCAAAAAGAAGTCGTCGAACGCATGGTCGCAGAGCCAAGCACCACCGATTACGGTCGTCTCTCCATCATGCTGCAGTACCGCTATTTGATGGATCACATCATCGATGTACCACCAGAATCTTTTGATCCGCCACCGAAAGTCGATTCCGCCGTTGTGCGTATGGTGCCCTACGATGTCTTGCCTTACCCAGCAAAAAATGAAGACCACTTGCGTAAACTCGTTTTGGCGGCTTTTGCTCAACGTAGAAAAACACTGCGCAATAATCTGAAAGGCATCGCCAACGATCAAGTGCTGGCTGATTTAGGCATCGACCCAAGCTGCCGACCAGAAAATGTCACCGTGGCGCAATACGTTGCACTTAGTAATGCATTAGCGAGTTAG
- a CDS encoding amino acid ABC transporter ATP-binding protein — MIRFQNVNKWYGRDHHVLKNLNLEVKQGEVVVVCGPSGSGKSTLIRTINQLEAINDGEIWVDGIQANSTKTNINKLREEVGFVFQHFNLYPHLSVLENITLAPINVKKIAPAEANKQALELLERVGLANKKDAYPSNLSGGQQQRVAIARGLAMNPRVMLFDEPTSALDPEMVGEVLSVMKQLAESGMTMMVVTHEMGFAREVADRVIFLDHGEIIEDTMPESFFTNPQSDRAKQFLRQILAPMHQ, encoded by the coding sequence ATGATTCGCTTCCAAAACGTCAATAAATGGTATGGCCGCGACCACCATGTTTTAAAAAATCTCAATCTTGAGGTGAAACAAGGTGAAGTTGTGGTCGTCTGTGGACCATCAGGATCGGGAAAATCAACGCTCATTCGTACCATTAATCAGCTTGAAGCAATTAATGATGGCGAAATTTGGGTCGATGGAATTCAAGCCAATAGCACCAAAACCAATATCAATAAATTACGTGAAGAAGTCGGGTTCGTCTTCCAGCATTTCAACTTGTACCCGCATTTGTCGGTCCTTGAGAACATTACCTTAGCACCGATCAACGTAAAAAAAATCGCGCCTGCCGAAGCAAACAAACAAGCACTTGAATTGCTTGAGCGTGTGGGTTTGGCCAATAAAAAAGATGCTTACCCCAGCAATCTTTCCGGTGGCCAACAGCAACGGGTGGCGATTGCACGTGGTTTAGCGATGAATCCACGTGTCATGCTGTTTGATGAGCCAACTAGCGCACTCGATCCAGAGATGGTCGGTGAAGTACTTAGCGTGATGAAGCAACTGGCAGAGTCAGGCATGACGATGATGGTGGTCACCCACGAAATGGGCTTTGCCCGCGAAGTAGCGGATCGTGTCATTTTCCTTGATCACGGTGAAATCATTGAAGACACAATGCCAGAGAGTTTCTTCACCAATCCACAATCTGATCGCGCTAAACAATTCTTGCGCCAAATTTTGGCGCCTATGCACCAATAA